A genomic segment from Pseudomonas sessilinigenes encodes:
- a CDS encoding type I secretion system permease/ATPase: MAQADATDTIQCALACCQLLLQLTQERAPRASAAAGGHNLRQALKGYAREAGVDLRLERLALKRLTPKMLPLVWRDRSGAFVLLARLSEAQALVQRPTAPTPQVLERAELAEAWSGEVIRLRQGSLRFDLSWFVPELLRHRRILGEVLLCSLVLQVLALATPLFFQAVMDKVMVHRALSTLDVLVMTLVAVGLFEVLLKGLREYLSAHTANRIDIGLGVKLFRHLLGLPLLYFKQRQVGAIITRVQELDSIREFLTGSLLTLCVDVAFTLVFFAVMAWISWPLTLLVLLTLPLYALLAWASTGALEKRIEQQFYSAARNSAFLNESVSSSETIKSLAVEPRMQRRWEAQTAQMVEAGFASQTLGSAISQVVTLLQKVTAVAAICWGASKVIDLQMTIGQLIAFNMMLSHVSQPVAKLIEVWQQFVRVRVSVDKLGDMLNLPVEQAEGDRRPAQALRGEVRIERLAFRYRPELELVLRGLDLHIAAGQTLGIVGPSGSGKSTLTRLLQKLYTPDAGRILIDGVPLQQLQPAWLRSQIGVVLQENYLFNRSVRHNIALRQPTASLESVIEAARLAGAHEFILRLPLGYDTVLAEAGSSLSGGQRQRIAIARALMGDPRLLIFDEATSALDDESQALIQDNMARIAKGRTVIIIAHRLSAVRHCQRIIALEHGRISESGNHQQLLANGGCYARLWALQQTLRKEGE, from the coding sequence ATGGCGCAGGCCGACGCCACGGACACCATCCAGTGCGCCCTGGCCTGTTGCCAATTGCTGCTGCAACTGACCCAGGAGCGCGCGCCACGAGCCAGCGCCGCGGCAGGCGGGCACAACCTGCGCCAGGCGCTCAAGGGCTACGCTCGGGAGGCTGGCGTCGACCTGCGCCTGGAGCGCCTGGCACTCAAGCGCCTGACCCCGAAGATGCTGCCCCTGGTCTGGCGCGACCGCAGCGGCGCCTTCGTCCTGTTGGCCCGGCTTAGCGAAGCCCAGGCCCTGGTACAACGCCCGACTGCCCCGACCCCGCAAGTGCTCGAGCGCGCAGAGTTGGCCGAGGCCTGGAGCGGCGAGGTGATTCGCTTGCGCCAGGGGAGCCTGCGTTTCGACCTGTCCTGGTTCGTGCCGGAACTGCTGCGCCACCGGCGGATACTCGGCGAAGTGTTGTTGTGTTCCCTGGTCTTGCAAGTGCTGGCCCTGGCGACTCCGTTGTTCTTCCAGGCGGTCATGGACAAGGTCATGGTGCACCGGGCGCTGTCGACCCTCGATGTGCTGGTGATGACCCTGGTGGCGGTCGGCCTGTTCGAGGTGCTGCTCAAGGGGCTGCGCGAATACCTCTCGGCGCACACCGCCAACCGCATCGATATCGGCCTCGGGGTCAAGCTGTTCCGCCATCTGCTGGGGCTGCCCCTGCTGTACTTCAAGCAGCGCCAGGTAGGCGCGATCATCACGCGGGTGCAGGAGCTGGACAGCATTCGCGAATTCCTCACCGGCTCCCTGCTGACCCTGTGCGTGGACGTGGCCTTCACCTTGGTGTTCTTCGCGGTGATGGCCTGGATCTCCTGGCCGCTGACCCTGCTGGTGCTGCTGACCCTGCCGCTCTACGCACTCCTGGCCTGGGCCAGCACCGGCGCGCTGGAGAAGCGCATCGAGCAGCAGTTCTACAGCGCGGCGCGCAATAGCGCCTTTCTCAACGAGAGCGTGAGCAGCAGCGAGACCATCAAGAGCCTGGCGGTGGAGCCGCGCATGCAAAGGCGCTGGGAGGCGCAGACGGCGCAGATGGTCGAGGCCGGGTTTGCCAGCCAGACCCTGGGCAGCGCCATCAGCCAGGTGGTGACGTTGTTGCAGAAGGTCACGGCGGTGGCGGCGATCTGCTGGGGAGCGAGCAAGGTCATCGACCTGCAGATGACCATCGGCCAATTGATCGCCTTCAACATGATGCTGTCCCACGTCAGCCAGCCGGTGGCCAAGCTGATCGAGGTCTGGCAGCAGTTCGTCCGCGTCCGGGTGTCGGTGGACAAGCTGGGCGACATGCTCAACCTGCCGGTGGAGCAGGCCGAGGGCGATCGACGCCCGGCGCAGGCCTTGCGCGGCGAGGTAAGGATCGAGCGCCTCGCGTTCCGCTATCGCCCGGAACTGGAGCTGGTGCTGCGGGGCCTGGACTTGCACATCGCCGCCGGCCAGACCCTGGGTATCGTGGGGCCGTCCGGCTCTGGCAAGAGCACGCTCACCCGCCTGCTGCAAAAGCTCTACACCCCGGACGCCGGGCGCATCCTGATCGACGGTGTACCGCTGCAGCAGTTGCAGCCGGCCTGGTTGCGCAGCCAGATCGGCGTGGTGCTGCAGGAAAACTACCTGTTCAACCGCAGCGTGCGGCACAACATCGCCCTGCGCCAGCCAACCGCGTCCCTGGAGAGCGTGATCGAGGCGGCGCGCCTGGCCGGTGCCCATGAGTTCATCCTGCGCCTGCCCCTGGGCTATGACACGGTACTGGCCGAGGCCGGCAGCTCGCTGTCCGGCGGCCAGCGGCAACGCATCGCCATCGCCCGGGCACTGATGGGCGACCCGCGGCTGTTGATCTTCGACGAGGCCACCAGCGCCCTGGACGACGAATCCCAGGCGCTGATCCAGGACAACATGGCGCGCATCGCAAAGGGGCGCACCGTGATCATCATTGCCCACCGGCTGTCCGCGGTACGTCATTGCCAGCGGATCATCGCCCTGGAACACGGGCGCATCAGCGAATCGGGCAACCATCAGCAATTGCTCGCCAACGGTGGTTGCTATGCGCGCTTGTGGGCGCTGCAACAGACGCTGCGCAAGGAGGGCGAATAA
- a CDS encoding GrpB family protein, whose product MSPVPPAATTLPVPIKVELRPHDPQWAEQARRVAGTLHAALGDNLLQVHHIGSTAIPGIVAKPVLDLLPEVRSLAELDACQKALQELGYAWRGELGLPGRRYCSLDDPDSGQRLVQLHCYAQGSPEIERHLAFADHLRQHPGIAQQYQQEKLRCQALHPGDSHAYSDCKDAWIQRVQAQALAERQRNH is encoded by the coding sequence ATGAGCCCCGTACCACCTGCCGCCACGACGTTGCCGGTGCCGATCAAGGTCGAGCTGCGCCCTCACGATCCGCAATGGGCCGAGCAGGCTCGCCGGGTCGCCGGCACCCTGCACGCAGCACTGGGCGACAATCTGCTCCAGGTCCATCACATCGGCTCCACCGCCATTCCCGGCATCGTCGCCAAGCCGGTGCTCGACCTGCTGCCGGAAGTCCGCTCGCTGGCCGAGCTGGATGCCTGCCAAAAAGCCTTGCAGGAACTGGGTTATGCCTGGCGCGGCGAGCTGGGACTGCCCGGGCGGCGTTATTGCAGCCTCGACGATCCGGACAGCGGTCAACGTCTCGTGCAGTTGCATTGCTATGCCCAGGGCTCGCCGGAGATCGAGCGGCACCTGGCCTTTGCCGACCACTTGCGCCAACACCCGGGCATCGCCCAGCAATACCAGCAGGAAAAACTTCGCTGCCAGGCCCTGCACCCTGGCGACTCCCATGCCTACAGCGACTGCAAGGATGCCTGGATCCAACGGGTACAGGCCCAGGCATTGGCCGAACGGCAGCGCAACCACTGA
- a CDS encoding MFS transporter, whose protein sequence is MNRPLNPRLTLLTASGVCSLIVLDTNIVAVALPSIARDLGADFVDIEWVVSAYMLAFAALLLPAGSLADRFGRKRTLLCGLGLFILASLGCGAAPNALVLDIARALKGVGAALLLTSALATIGHTFHDEMERAKAWAFWGGCMGLAMTAAPTVGGLLTEYLGWRWIFYFNLPVGALLLWSVLRNVEESRDTRAARLDPWGSLAFSASLLCLIWGLIDANRIGWSHPVTVIRLLAGLVLLGLFVLVERMQQRPMVDLQLFRHPRFIGALLGMFAYAGCAQVMMTLLPFYLQNGLGFSAIASGLGMLPFALTMLVCPRIGARLAGHYPPATLMAAGLTLVGSGNLLSAWAVHAGGYLNFALAIAVTGAGAGLLNGDTQKNIMACVPRERTGMASGMSTTMRFSAIMLAIGVFGAVLGNQTRQLLQDSLSQVPGPWLAKAPGIASRVVAGDMQGALANLPDSARALLEPLALQAFVGGFTRVLAVAGCLALLGALCVGRLMRNPLPQAQGVALKSS, encoded by the coding sequence ATGAACCGCCCACTGAACCCGCGCCTGACCCTGCTGACGGCGTCCGGGGTGTGCTCGCTGATCGTCCTGGACACCAATATCGTCGCGGTGGCCCTGCCCAGCATCGCCCGGGACCTGGGGGCCGATTTCGTCGATATCGAATGGGTTGTCAGCGCCTACATGCTGGCCTTTGCCGCACTCCTGCTGCCCGCCGGCAGCCTGGCCGACCGCTTCGGCCGCAAACGCACCCTGCTCTGCGGCCTTGGCCTGTTCATCCTCGCCTCCCTGGGCTGCGGCGCCGCGCCCAACGCCCTGGTCCTGGACATCGCCCGGGCACTCAAGGGCGTCGGCGCAGCCCTGCTGCTGACTTCGGCCCTGGCCACCATCGGCCATACCTTTCACGACGAGATGGAGCGCGCCAAGGCCTGGGCCTTCTGGGGCGGCTGCATGGGCCTGGCGATGACCGCCGCGCCCACGGTCGGCGGATTGCTCACCGAGTACCTGGGTTGGCGTTGGATCTTCTACTTCAACCTGCCGGTGGGTGCACTGCTGCTATGGAGCGTGCTGCGTAACGTCGAGGAGTCCCGCGATACACGGGCCGCCCGCCTGGACCCCTGGGGTAGCCTGGCCTTCAGCGCCAGCCTGCTCTGCCTGATCTGGGGCCTGATCGACGCCAACCGCATCGGCTGGAGCCATCCGGTCACCGTTATCAGGCTACTGGCCGGCCTGGTGCTGCTGGGACTGTTCGTACTGGTCGAGCGCATGCAACAACGCCCCATGGTGGACCTGCAACTGTTTCGCCATCCGCGCTTCATCGGAGCCTTGCTGGGCATGTTCGCCTACGCCGGTTGCGCCCAGGTGATGATGACCCTGTTGCCTTTCTACCTGCAGAACGGCCTGGGCTTCTCGGCCATCGCTTCGGGGCTGGGCATGCTGCCTTTCGCCTTGACCATGCTGGTCTGCCCACGGATCGGCGCACGCCTGGCCGGACACTATCCGCCCGCCACCTTGATGGCCGCCGGGTTGACCCTGGTGGGCAGCGGCAACCTGCTCAGCGCCTGGGCGGTGCATGCCGGGGGCTACCTGAACTTCGCCCTGGCGATTGCCGTGACAGGTGCCGGTGCCGGCCTGCTCAACGGCGACACGCAGAAGAACATCATGGCCTGCGTGCCCCGGGAACGTACCGGCATGGCCTCGGGGATGAGCACCACCATGCGCTTCAGCGCCATCATGCTGGCCATCGGCGTGTTCGGTGCCGTGCTGGGCAATCAGACCCGACAGCTGTTGCAAGACAGCCTCAGCCAAGTGCCTGGGCCCTGGCTGGCGAAAGCACCGGGTATCGCCTCACGGGTAGTGGCGGGCGACATGCAAGGTGCCCTGGCCAACCTTCCGGACAGCGCCAGGGCACTGCTCGAGCCCCTGGCCCTGCAGGCCTTTGTCGGCGGATTCACGCGGGTACTGGCGGTGGCCGGCTGCCTGGCCCTGCTGGGGGCGTTGTGCGTGGGCCGGTTGATGCGCAACCCCTTGCCCCAGGCCCAGGGCGTGGCCTTGAAGTCCTCCTGA
- a CDS encoding LysR family transcriptional regulator, whose amino-acid sequence MDIRHFRYFLAVARQRNFTRAAEQLGIAPPTLSRQIQDMEKALGTRLFVRQQREVSLTEAGATLLLEAEATVRQFEFAQRNAQRAGRGEIGHIELGYVASAMYSGLLQKQVQAFARDCPDVSLSVRECPMATLPARIADGRLDVGYIRAPMTLPEGVEAIRLDAEGFVLALPAESWLCRLPQIACEHLLNETFILPEQINGTLQVAAEGGYAPKLGVQPGGLVAVLALVSLGQGVAVVPESVVGHVSLPHVLYRPILGSSASSWLSLVHRRFEQAPAVTRYIEQVRREYRR is encoded by the coding sequence ATGGACATTCGTCACTTTCGCTACTTCCTGGCGGTGGCCCGCCAGCGCAATTTCACCCGTGCCGCCGAGCAACTGGGCATCGCGCCGCCGACCCTGAGCCGGCAGATCCAGGACATGGAAAAGGCGCTGGGGACCCGTTTGTTCGTGCGCCAGCAGCGTGAGGTCAGCCTCACCGAGGCCGGGGCCACGTTGCTCCTGGAGGCCGAGGCCACGGTGCGTCAGTTCGAGTTCGCCCAGCGCAATGCACAACGTGCCGGACGTGGCGAGATCGGCCATATCGAGTTGGGTTACGTGGCCTCGGCGATGTACTCGGGATTGCTGCAGAAGCAGGTCCAGGCGTTCGCCCGCGATTGCCCTGATGTCAGCCTGAGCGTGCGCGAATGCCCCATGGCCACCTTGCCGGCGCGGATCGCCGACGGGCGCCTGGATGTGGGTTATATCCGTGCGCCCATGACCCTGCCGGAGGGTGTCGAGGCCATTCGCCTGGATGCCGAAGGGTTTGTCCTGGCACTGCCGGCCGAGTCCTGGTTGTGCCGCTTGCCGCAGATCGCCTGCGAGCACCTGCTCAATGAAACCTTCATCCTGCCGGAGCAGATCAACGGCACCCTGCAGGTGGCGGCCGAGGGCGGCTATGCCCCCAAGCTCGGTGTACAGCCCGGTGGCCTGGTGGCAGTGCTGGCCCTGGTATCCCTGGGGCAGGGTGTCGCCGTGGTGCCGGAGTCGGTGGTGGGCCATGTCAGCCTGCCCCATGTCCTGTACCGACCGATCCTGGGTAGCTCGGCCTCTTCCTGGTTGTCGCTGGTCCATCGGCGTTTCGAGCAGGCCCCGGCGGTGACTCGCTATATCGAGCAAGTGCGCCGCGAATACCGCCGCTGA
- a CDS encoding GlcG/HbpS family heme-binding protein encodes MRVKPLLLAMITCCSLQNAVAAETQPIVAHKAILTLERAQNLLKAAQETAQAKGWPCAVVIVDDGGWPIIGARMDGAPVVAGIELAQGKARTSALFRRPSGDLENAINGGRPAALSAGLLMMKGAQPIIVDGQVIGAIGVSADTPAHDDEIALAALATLNRQSAP; translated from the coding sequence ATGCGCGTCAAACCCCTGCTTCTGGCAATGATCACCTGCTGCAGCCTGCAAAACGCCGTGGCCGCAGAGACCCAACCCATTGTTGCCCACAAGGCAATCCTTACGCTGGAGCGCGCCCAGAACCTGCTCAAGGCCGCCCAGGAAACTGCCCAGGCCAAAGGCTGGCCTTGTGCAGTGGTGATTGTCGACGACGGCGGCTGGCCGATTATCGGTGCGCGCATGGACGGCGCCCCGGTAGTCGCCGGCATCGAACTGGCCCAGGGCAAGGCCCGCACCTCGGCGCTGTTCCGCCGCCCCTCGGGCGACCTGGAGAACGCGATCAACGGCGGGCGCCCGGCGGCCCTCAGCGCAGGCCTGCTGATGATGAAGGGAGCCCAGCCGATCATCGTCGATGGCCAGGTCATCGGCGCCATCGGAGTCAGTGCCGATACTCCGGCCCATGACGATGAAATCGCCCTGGCGGCACTGGCTACTCTCAACCGCCAGAGCGCGCCATGA
- a CDS encoding NAD(P)/FAD-dependent oxidoreductase, which yields MNHPRIVVLGAGIVGASIAYHLARQGAEVTVLEQSSPGSGVTAHSFAWINPLGEFPAAARPLRTQALADYRRLEQELPDLQINWSGALCYHPEDVPSADDQQPGLARQWLDQDRIGQLEPNLRQPPERARFAPGEGSLDPLAVTDCLLEGARRHGARILLQTAALELQVQGQEPVRVITSTGVHQADHVVLATGCGTPALLAPLGIELPVQPSPSILLRLDAPPGLVKTLVSNDLLEIREASDGSLLAAEDYIDAQGPQGPQAIAEQALASIHQSFRGAESVTLRSVEVGQRPMPVDQLPVIGPCHTHPRLYLAVMHAGVTLAPTVGRLICQELLQARQCAELAPCRPDRFGH from the coding sequence ATGAACCATCCACGGATCGTTGTACTGGGCGCGGGCATCGTCGGCGCCTCCATCGCCTACCACCTGGCCCGCCAGGGTGCCGAGGTGACCGTACTGGAGCAGTCCAGCCCCGGCTCCGGCGTCACCGCTCATTCATTCGCCTGGATCAATCCCCTGGGGGAGTTTCCTGCTGCCGCACGCCCCCTGCGCACCCAGGCCCTGGCCGACTACCGGCGCCTGGAGCAGGAACTACCGGACTTGCAGATCAACTGGTCCGGAGCGCTGTGCTATCACCCGGAAGATGTCCCCTCGGCAGATGACCAGCAGCCCGGGCTTGCACGCCAGTGGCTGGATCAGGATCGGATCGGCCAATTGGAGCCCAACCTGCGCCAGCCGCCGGAACGGGCCAGGTTCGCCCCGGGCGAAGGCAGCCTCGACCCGCTAGCCGTCACCGACTGCCTGCTTGAAGGCGCTCGGCGCCATGGGGCTCGGATACTGCTCCAGACGGCGGCGCTGGAGTTACAAGTGCAGGGGCAGGAACCCGTCCGGGTCATCACCTCGACCGGGGTCCATCAGGCCGACCACGTGGTGCTGGCCACAGGCTGTGGCACGCCAGCCCTGCTGGCGCCCCTGGGCATCGAACTGCCGGTCCAGCCTTCACCGTCGATCCTGCTGCGCCTGGATGCCCCCCCTGGGCTGGTCAAGACCCTGGTTTCCAACGACCTGCTGGAGATACGCGAAGCCAGCGATGGCAGCCTGCTGGCGGCCGAGGACTATATCGACGCCCAAGGGCCCCAAGGGCCACAGGCCATCGCTGAACAGGCCCTGGCCAGCATCCACCAGTCATTTCGCGGCGCCGAGTCGGTAACGCTGCGTAGCGTGGAGGTGGGCCAGCGCCCGATGCCTGTCGATCAACTGCCGGTTATCGGTCCATGCCACACGCATCCAAGGCTCTATCTGGCCGTGATGCATGCCGGCGTAACCCTGGCACCCACCGTCGGGCGCCTCATCTGCCAGGAGTTGCTGCAGGCGCGTCAGTGCGCCGAACTCGCCCCTTGCCGCCCGGACCGGTTCGGTCATTAA
- a CDS encoding TerC family protein, which produces MEWIADPTAWLGLLTLIVLELVLGIDNLVFIAILADKLPPHQRDRARIIGLSLALLMRLGLLASISWMVTLTQPLFEVWGKSFSGRDLILLFGGVFLLFKATMELHERLEGHVSQRAGNAGYALFWPIVAQIVVLDAVFSLDAVITAVGMVDELAVMMIAVVVSIGVMIVASKPLTRFVNSHPTVIMLCLGFLMMIGFSLTAEGLGFHIPKGYLYAAIGFSILIELFNQIARARRKKSMQGLRPMRERTAHAVMRLLGGRKLAAEEVGEDIADLVEGDEMAPNELFDRRERVMISGVLQLAERPIRSLMTVRADVDYIDLADDAESIREKLMHSSYSRLPLIRDGAVEEPLGFVHKKELLKEYLAGNQPNLAHLARTTINLLDSFTILNALEQMRKASTHIAFVINEFGDFVGVLSMTDILESIAGELPDASEIEGPDIVEEQGGFLVSGALNLAQIRQRTGFAAEPTEDYQTLAGLVMSLLDRLPVKGDCLEWQGWSLQVMTVEERRVTRVRMHRQDPPDP; this is translated from the coding sequence ATGGAATGGATCGCAGACCCCACGGCCTGGCTTGGCCTCTTGACCCTGATCGTCCTGGAACTGGTGCTGGGCATCGACAACCTGGTGTTCATCGCCATCCTGGCCGACAAGTTGCCGCCCCATCAGCGCGATCGGGCGCGGATCATCGGCCTGTCCCTGGCGCTGTTGATGCGCCTGGGCCTGCTGGCCAGTATTTCCTGGATGGTGACCCTGACCCAGCCGTTGTTCGAGGTATGGGGCAAGAGCTTCTCGGGCCGTGACCTGATCCTGCTGTTCGGTGGTGTGTTCCTGTTGTTCAAGGCCACCATGGAGTTGCACGAGCGCCTGGAAGGCCATGTCAGCCAGCGGGCCGGCAACGCCGGTTACGCACTGTTCTGGCCCATCGTGGCGCAGATCGTGGTGCTCGATGCGGTGTTCTCCCTGGACGCGGTGATCACCGCCGTGGGCATGGTGGACGAGCTGGCAGTGATGATGATCGCGGTGGTGGTGTCCATTGGCGTGATGATCGTGGCCAGCAAGCCGCTGACCCGCTTCGTCAACAGCCACCCGACGGTGATCATGCTGTGCCTGGGCTTCTTGATGATGATCGGCTTCAGCCTGACCGCCGAAGGCCTGGGCTTCCACATTCCCAAGGGCTACCTGTACGCGGCCATCGGCTTCTCGATCCTGATCGAGCTGTTCAACCAGATCGCCCGGGCCCGGCGCAAGAAGTCCATGCAGGGCCTGCGGCCGATGCGCGAGCGTACGGCCCACGCGGTGATGCGCCTGCTGGGCGGGCGCAAGCTGGCAGCGGAGGAGGTGGGCGAGGATATCGCCGACCTGGTGGAAGGCGACGAGATGGCGCCCAACGAGCTGTTCGACCGCCGCGAGCGGGTGATGATCAGCGGCGTGCTGCAACTGGCCGAACGCCCGATCCGCAGCCTGATGACGGTACGTGCCGACGTCGACTACATCGACCTGGCCGACGATGCTGAAAGCATCCGCGAGAAACTGATGCATTCGTCCTACTCACGCCTGCCGCTGATTCGCGACGGTGCGGTGGAGGAGCCGCTGGGCTTCGTGCACAAGAAGGAGCTGCTCAAGGAGTACCTGGCCGGCAACCAGCCGAACCTTGCGCACCTGGCGCGGACCACGATCAACCTGCTGGACAGCTTCACGATCCTCAATGCCCTGGAGCAGATGCGCAAGGCCTCGACCCACATCGCCTTCGTGATCAACGAATTCGGCGATTTCGTCGGCGTCCTGAGCATGACCGACATCCTCGAGTCCATCGCTGGCGAATTGCCTGACGCCAGCGAAATCGAAGGTCCGGACATCGTCGAGGAGCAGGGCGGGTTCCTGGTCAGCGGTGCCTTGAACCTGGCGCAGATCCGCCAGCGCACCGGCTTCGCCGCCGAGCCGACCGAGGACTACCAGACCCTGGCGGGGCTGGTCATGAGCCTGCTGGACCGCTTGCCGGTCAAGGGTGATTGCCTGGAGTGGCAAGGCTGGAGCCTCCAGGTGATGACGGTCGAGGAGCGGCGGGTGACCCGGGTGCGGATGCACCGGCAGGATCCGCCAGATCCATGA
- a CDS encoding HlyD family type I secretion periplasmic adaptor subunit — protein sequence MQGLLTAWRRAWQLLRAAPALVQRSRDEYEFQPGYLEIVERPPAPWARGTALLLILSIALALGWAILGFLDIHASAAGRLMVSSYTKVIQAHEAGEVRAIHVRDGQRVKAGDVLVALNPIGIDAELSELRAQLAFKRLELARARALLSEDPLASYQPPAGLDAEQVAAARQQLASSWKEIRANLDSLNAEIAINQASQRARNSEIAALGKLAGNVRRRLDARRAMAAEQLMPRVELLEQEKEQLEVERSLAQQHAELQVLKAQAQNRREQRDSFLARTQREQHELLNRSRQDVAVLEQQLIRGRDRQRLQTLLAPVDGVVQQLAVHTLGGAVQPAQQLLVIVPEGAELDAEVMVLNKDVGFVRAGQPVELKVDAFPYTRYGTLRGTVEHVSGDAIKDEQLGLVFPTRIRLARETLAEGQQPMPLQAGMSVTGEIRTGERRVINYLLGPIREYQSEALRER from the coding sequence ATGCAAGGCCTGCTGACTGCCTGGCGGCGCGCCTGGCAACTGTTGCGCGCGGCCCCGGCCCTGGTGCAACGCAGCCGCGACGAATACGAATTCCAGCCCGGTTACCTGGAGATCGTCGAGCGCCCACCCGCACCCTGGGCCCGAGGCACGGCCCTGCTGCTGATCCTGAGCATCGCCCTGGCCCTGGGCTGGGCCATTCTCGGTTTCCTCGACATCCACGCCAGTGCCGCCGGGCGCCTGATGGTCTCCAGCTACACCAAGGTGATCCAGGCCCACGAAGCCGGCGAAGTCCGTGCGATCCACGTACGCGATGGGCAACGGGTCAAGGCCGGCGACGTGCTGGTGGCGCTCAACCCCATCGGCATCGATGCCGAGCTGAGTGAGTTGCGTGCGCAACTGGCCTTCAAGCGCCTGGAGCTGGCCCGGGCCCGCGCCTTGCTGAGCGAGGACCCGCTGGCTAGCTACCAGCCACCTGCGGGCCTGGATGCGGAGCAGGTCGCGGCAGCGCGGCAACAGTTGGCCAGCAGCTGGAAGGAGATCCGCGCCAACCTCGACAGCCTCAATGCCGAGATCGCCATCAACCAGGCCAGCCAACGGGCCCGCAACAGCGAGATCGCCGCTCTGGGCAAGCTGGCCGGCAACGTGCGCCGGCGCCTCGATGCGCGCCGGGCGATGGCCGCCGAACAGTTGATGCCCCGGGTCGAGTTGCTCGAACAGGAAAAGGAACAGCTGGAGGTCGAGCGCTCCCTGGCCCAGCAGCATGCCGAGCTGCAGGTGCTCAAGGCCCAGGCGCAGAACCGCCGGGAACAGCGCGACAGCTTCCTGGCCCGGACCCAGCGCGAGCAGCACGAGTTGCTCAACCGCAGTCGCCAGGATGTCGCCGTGCTCGAGCAGCAGTTGATCCGTGGCCGTGACCGCCAGCGCCTGCAGACCCTGCTGGCACCGGTGGACGGTGTGGTCCAGCAACTGGCGGTACACACCCTGGGCGGCGCGGTACAGCCGGCGCAGCAACTCTTGGTGATAGTGCCTGAAGGCGCCGAGCTGGATGCCGAGGTCATGGTGCTGAACAAGGACGTCGGTTTCGTCAGGGCCGGCCAGCCGGTGGAGCTCAAGGTCGACGCCTTTCCCTACACCCGCTACGGCACCCTGCGCGGCACGGTGGAGCATGTTTCCGGCGACGCCATCAAGGATGAACAGCTGGGCCTGGTGTTTCCGACTCGTATCCGCCTGGCGCGCGAGACGCTGGCCGAGGGACAGCAGCCCATGCCCCTGCAAGCCGGGATGAGCGTCACGGGTGAGATCCGCACCGGTGAACGGCGGGTGATCAACTACCTGCTGGGGCCGATCCGCGAGTACCAGTCCGAAGCGTTGCGGGAGCGTTGA